A stretch of Shewanella dokdonensis DNA encodes these proteins:
- the pepT gene encoding peptidase T translates to MQEALLSRFLRYVQSDTQSDPNNSTIPSSVGQQRFASALKQELTELGFSDVFLSDSCCLYARIPATVADTPVIGFLAHLDTSPDFSGTEVKPQIVSDYQGQIIPLGATEQLSPEQFPDLLHYLGKTLITADGSTLLGADDKAGIAEIVTALHYLLEHPEIPHGEIALCFTPDEEIGRGVRGFDVARFAAQWAYTVDGGAVGELQFENFNAATAVITAHGNTCHPGSAFGVMVNAMTMACRFHAKMPLNDTPEHSCGYEGFFHLVSMEGTTERAKLVYLIRDFDKQQFEQRKQWLQDLVEKYNDELTSGSLEIAITDSYFNMKEAVMPTPHITDIACRAMEMAGVTPDIKPIRGGTDGAQLSYRGLPCPNLFAGGHNFHGKHEFVCLESMVKAVEVIINIAKLTTQRYD, encoded by the coding sequence ATGCAAGAAGCTCTGCTCTCCCGGTTTTTACGTTATGTGCAGTCGGATACTCAATCCGATCCTAACAATTCCACTATTCCCAGTTCTGTTGGTCAGCAAAGATTTGCCAGCGCATTAAAACAGGAATTGACGGAACTTGGCTTTAGTGATGTTTTTCTCAGTGATAGCTGTTGTCTTTATGCTCGTATCCCGGCAACAGTAGCCGATACCCCGGTAATCGGTTTTCTGGCGCACCTTGATACATCGCCAGATTTTAGTGGCACCGAGGTTAAGCCGCAGATTGTCAGTGATTACCAAGGACAGATTATTCCATTAGGTGCCACTGAGCAGTTATCTCCAGAACAATTCCCTGACTTGCTACATTATCTTGGTAAGACGCTGATCACCGCTGATGGCTCAACATTACTTGGTGCCGATGATAAAGCGGGGATCGCGGAAATTGTCACCGCGCTGCATTATTTATTAGAACACCCAGAAATTCCTCACGGGGAAATAGCTTTGTGCTTTACGCCAGATGAAGAGATTGGTCGTGGCGTGCGGGGCTTTGACGTGGCACGCTTTGCTGCACAGTGGGCTTACACTGTAGATGGTGGGGCGGTTGGCGAATTACAATTTGAGAACTTCAATGCAGCGACTGCCGTCATAACCGCCCACGGCAACACTTGCCACCCAGGCAGTGCTTTTGGGGTGATGGTCAATGCTATGACTATGGCCTGTCGCTTCCATGCCAAGATGCCGTTGAACGACACCCCGGAACATAGCTGTGGTTACGAAGGCTTTTTCCATTTGGTATCGATGGAAGGTACTACGGAACGCGCCAAATTGGTTTACCTGATCCGTGATTTCGACAAACAGCAGTTTGAGCAGCGTAAGCAATGGCTGCAAGATTTGGTTGAAAAATACAATGATGAGTTAACCAGTGGTAGCTTGGAAATTGCAATCACTGACAGCTACTTCAACATGAAAGAAGCAGTAATGCCCACACCGCATATTACCGATATTGCTTGTCGTGCCATGGAAATGGCCGGGGTTACGCCGGATATCAAACCTATACGTGGTGGTACGGATGGTGCGCAGTTGTCCTATCGCGGGTTGCCGTGCCCCAATTTATTTGCTGGCGGACATAATTTTCACGGTAAACATGAATTTGTCTGCTTAGAGTCAATGGTGAAGGCGGTAGAGGTCATCATCAATATCGCCAAGCTCACCACTCAGCGATACGATTAG
- a CDS encoding porin — MKKSFISASVATVLAAASFGALADGPSFYGRFDLMLTSSENSSTLQSDTSGVHYGESGTYLENNFSWLGVKGSEKIADGIEIVYNAEWGFENTSNKGTSSSSVFNSRNTFFGVKTVGGTLVFGRKDTVFKNSEGGIDLFGNTNADMDRMLQAQSRVADGVFYYSPKIADLLTINANYQFDDNNETTTSGDGSSQYAVSATLGDKGFKAQNYYAAAAYNKGINGIDAYRIVGQVKLDQFKVGALYQQSENVLNSDIDGNTYLVNVSYNLNGVNLKAEYIYDDGGFGTYFKNISGVNMKADTEATRAVSDVSISNIIVGADYKVAKTTLLYGHYAHYEGDYKQAGAKIDLDDDNVFSVGVRYDF, encoded by the coding sequence ATGAAGAAAAGTTTTATCTCTGCGTCAGTAGCTACTGTTCTGGCAGCCGCCTCTTTCGGTGCACTGGCTGATGGTCCATCTTTCTACGGTCGTTTCGACCTGATGTTAACTAGCTCTGAAAACAGCTCAACTTTGCAAAGCGATACCAGCGGAGTTCACTATGGTGAAAGCGGTACTTATCTGGAAAATAACTTCTCTTGGTTAGGGGTTAAAGGTTCAGAAAAAATCGCTGATGGCATAGAAATTGTGTACAACGCTGAATGGGGCTTTGAAAACACTTCTAACAAAGGTACTTCTAGTTCCTCAGTATTCAATTCTCGTAACACTTTCTTTGGGGTGAAAACAGTTGGCGGTACATTGGTATTTGGCCGTAAAGATACCGTGTTCAAAAACTCTGAAGGTGGCATCGACCTGTTTGGTAACACCAACGCGGATATGGACCGTATGCTGCAAGCCCAGAGCCGTGTAGCAGACGGTGTGTTCTACTATTCTCCAAAAATTGCTGATCTGTTGACCATCAATGCTAACTATCAGTTTGATGACAACAACGAAACCACCACTAGTGGTGATGGTAGCAGCCAGTATGCCGTAAGCGCTACTTTGGGTGATAAAGGCTTTAAAGCACAAAATTATTATGCTGCTGCAGCGTATAATAAAGGTATCAACGGTATTGATGCCTACCGTATAGTTGGTCAGGTCAAACTGGATCAATTCAAGGTTGGTGCTTTGTATCAACAGTCTGAGAATGTACTCAACAGCGATATCGATGGTAACACTTACCTGGTTAACGTTTCTTACAACCTGAATGGTGTTAACCTGAAAGCAGAATACATCTATGATGATGGCGGTTTCGGTACTTACTTCAAAAACATCTCTGGTGTTAACATGAAGGCAGATACTGAAGCCACCCGCGCAGTAAGTGATGTAAGCATTTCTAACATCATCGTGGGTGCTGATTATAAAGTGGCTAAAACCACACTGCTGTATGGTCACTATGCTCACTATGAAGGTGATTATAAACAAGCCGGTGCCAAGATTGACCTAGACGACGACAACGTATTCTCTGTAGGTGTACGTTACGACTT
- a CDS encoding AAA family ATPase, which translates to MLKRSKSRLWRAQYCHYLASRYGEALICAAFTREGKFSSSMVESMTGEKVERHKQYSLDDVLALIPNEDRAPTASNTVTHNAKFLCQLFGLPIKMQPVVAFVIVMNANLGLKGIADVLLDDDEGVLERVLVAKSGLDSEDIIKQLDKLANCQLIEEVSFVTPYLMKLPVPLIPILVKQPLTSAEQLMAPLICQSREAQFSLSQFGHVNTDLLANYLSAITKQPTVGINILLYGKAGTGKTELARTLANSVQRSLLEVQSLRLEEGKLVGAFHSRNPASQRLVYLNLLQGLLSGSSGSLLLVDECESLFVQADEHYTKEGLMRVLEQNPVPAIWITNHAELLEPSFIRRFKLVMEVPVPEESFAYAMSQQLLTSLKVSDEYRLLLAEKPNVTPAMVGNAVHVATTLKLKGTKAEAILDEVIEATLEACGEDAPLPKYQGELVFDDSLVNFKIVKEQATSNEQTAEILASINHAVEQAMPIRVMLSGPPGTGKTAWVHHLAETHGYELMHIKCSDVLSKYVGDSEQNVARLFREADKQQKLMLIDEVDSLLSKRESAHAQYEVQLVNELLSQLECNTMPVFAATNALASIDSAVMRRFDFKLECDYLTSEQRQALYKQVFGIKRLTHIEISTLNTLNQLTPGDFAILARRQRFEPKRDHRATALALLGAENSRKQGKPRIGFIR; encoded by the coding sequence ATGCTGAAACGCAGCAAATCGCGTTTATGGCGTGCACAATACTGCCACTATCTAGCCTCTCGTTATGGTGAAGCACTGATATGTGCTGCCTTTACCAGAGAAGGAAAATTCTCTTCTTCAATGGTGGAATCCATGACCGGGGAGAAGGTTGAGCGTCACAAGCAATACTCACTGGATGACGTATTAGCCCTTATTCCTAACGAAGACCGAGCACCGACTGCGAGCAACACCGTGACCCACAATGCCAAGTTCCTGTGTCAGTTGTTTGGACTGCCGATAAAGATGCAACCCGTGGTGGCATTCGTGATTGTGATGAACGCTAACCTCGGACTGAAAGGCATTGCTGATGTCCTACTGGATGATGACGAGGGCGTACTGGAGCGGGTATTGGTTGCCAAGAGTGGTCTTGATAGCGAGGACATCATTAAGCAACTGGATAAGCTTGCCAACTGTCAGTTAATAGAGGAAGTGTCATTTGTCACCCCTTATCTGATGAAGTTACCCGTACCGCTGATACCTATACTGGTGAAACAGCCGCTTACCAGTGCTGAGCAGTTGATGGCTCCGCTCATTTGTCAGAGCCGGGAAGCCCAATTTAGCCTGTCGCAATTTGGGCATGTGAACACTGACTTACTGGCTAACTACCTATCTGCCATTACCAAACAGCCAACTGTCGGTATCAATATCCTGCTCTATGGCAAAGCGGGAACCGGGAAAACCGAGTTAGCCCGAACCTTGGCAAATTCAGTTCAGCGTAGCTTGCTGGAAGTGCAAAGTCTGCGCTTGGAAGAAGGCAAACTGGTAGGAGCATTTCATTCTCGTAACCCGGCCTCACAACGTCTGGTGTATCTGAACTTGCTGCAAGGGTTACTCTCGGGTAGCAGTGGCAGTCTGCTACTGGTGGATGAATGTGAGAGCCTGTTTGTACAGGCCGATGAACACTACACCAAGGAAGGATTGATGCGGGTGTTGGAGCAAAACCCAGTACCCGCTATTTGGATAACCAACCATGCGGAGTTGCTGGAGCCAAGCTTTATCCGCCGCTTTAAGCTGGTCATGGAAGTGCCAGTACCGGAAGAGTCTTTTGCCTATGCCATGAGTCAGCAATTGCTGACATCGCTCAAGGTATCGGATGAGTATCGATTATTGCTGGCCGAGAAACCCAATGTCACTCCGGCCATGGTAGGCAATGCCGTGCATGTGGCAACGACACTGAAGCTTAAAGGCACCAAGGCCGAGGCCATACTGGATGAAGTGATTGAGGCAACCTTAGAAGCTTGCGGGGAAGACGCACCATTACCCAAGTACCAGGGCGAGTTAGTGTTTGATGACAGTCTGGTGAACTTCAAAATAGTAAAAGAGCAAGCAACCAGTAACGAACAAACCGCCGAGATACTGGCCTCGATTAACCATGCCGTGGAACAGGCGATGCCCATTCGGGTCATGCTCAGTGGTCCCCCCGGTACAGGTAAGACGGCATGGGTACATCACTTAGCGGAAACGCACGGTTATGAACTGATGCACATCAAATGCTCTGATGTACTCAGCAAGTATGTCGGAGACAGCGAGCAGAACGTCGCTAGACTGTTCAGAGAAGCAGATAAGCAGCAGAAGCTGATGCTCATCGATGAAGTCGACAGTCTGCTCAGCAAGCGCGAGAGCGCTCATGCGCAGTATGAAGTGCAGCTTGTGAACGAGCTACTGTCTCAGCTTGAGTGCAATACCATGCCCGTGTTTGCTGCCACCAATGCCCTTGCCAGTATTGATAGTGCAGTGATGCGCCGTTTCGATTTCAAGTTGGAGTGTGACTATCTCACTAGTGAGCAACGCCAAGCACTATATAAGCAGGTCTTTGGCATTAAGCGTCTGACCCATATTGAGATTTCCACCCTAAACACCCTAAACCAATTAACCCCCGGTGACTTCGCCATCTTGGCAAGACGCCAACGCTTTGAACCTAAGCGCGACCACCGCGCTACAGCCCTCGCTTTACTCGGTGCTGAGAACAGTCGTAAGCAAGGGAAACCCCGTATCGGATTTATCCGTTAA
- a CDS encoding superinfection exclusion B family protein → MGSLLLRLALWGMVLSTLLLFMPSPLLQLMNLDQWAINNRHYVGLGLLCSLAYIGALVVNFLLDEAIKYLQGKRVDDAIEEKVQLLDPAERALLREFFLQGSSVLTMPKDDLVVQSLLQAHILACMGNERHYAIQGPTADFKISMKARKYLNRKILRLPAGELSKEDMQHLIKTRPQFINNLAQVRKHAA, encoded by the coding sequence ATGGGTAGCCTACTGCTGAGGCTAGCGCTGTGGGGAATGGTGTTGAGCACCTTGCTACTGTTTATGCCATCACCCTTATTGCAGTTGATGAATCTCGATCAATGGGCGATTAATAATCGGCATTACGTCGGTCTAGGACTGTTATGTTCGTTGGCCTATATCGGGGCGCTGGTCGTCAATTTTCTGTTAGATGAAGCTATCAAATATCTGCAAGGCAAACGGGTGGACGATGCGATTGAAGAGAAAGTCCAGCTACTCGACCCGGCCGAACGGGCCTTATTGCGAGAATTTTTTCTGCAAGGCAGTTCAGTGTTAACCATGCCTAAGGATGATTTAGTGGTACAGAGTTTGTTACAAGCGCACATCCTTGCATGTATGGGTAATGAACGTCATTACGCGATCCAAGGGCCGACTGCTGACTTTAAAATCTCAATGAAAGCTCGCAAATATCTCAATCGCAAAATACTCAGATTACCGGCCGGGGAGCTAAGCAAAGAAGATATGCAGCACTTGATTAAAACCCGGCCACAGTTCATCAATAATTTGGCCCAAGTCCGCAAACACGCAGCTTAA
- a CDS encoding DUF2787 family protein — protein sequence MEIRLEHHRDHWRLCYITEFCYVGTGYFAELTKAIDFDFSYSAFQTLYGYFPIRAGRDMYEMWEPNFLSYWEMGVFTIKVTPN from the coding sequence GTGGAGATCCGTTTGGAGCACCACCGAGATCATTGGCGACTCTGTTACATCACGGAGTTTTGTTACGTGGGAACCGGGTACTTTGCCGAGCTGACCAAAGCCATTGATTTTGACTTCAGTTACTCCGCTTTTCAGACCTTGTATGGGTACTTCCCTATCAGGGCAGGACGTGACATGTATGAGATGTGGGAACCCAACTTTTTGAGCTACTGGGAGATGGGCGTTTTCACTATTAAAGTGACACCCAATTAG